In Melanotaenia boesemani isolate fMelBoe1 chromosome 7, fMelBoe1.pri, whole genome shotgun sequence, a single window of DNA contains:
- the si:ch211-132p1.2 gene encoding proteinase-activated receptor 4 isoform X1 — protein sequence MKLFVGALVFVSMLSVCSVSPSSRPPDECSDMSTRLRTFRLTMICNTTTLKEKQLKEIQAPTTNLYLPVLYLVAFIVGLPSNLLALWILVFRTKPVPSITLLINLTVVDCLLLLMLPFRIIYHFRGNHWELGEPFCRVVMAMFYGNMYGSVWCLAFVALDRYVALVHPFRARTLRSMRVSLYMAVVVWVVVLFAMVPVLISQQTYFLHKLNITTCHDALPEDEHETYFLPYFTTLFASCFLLPLTIVVFCHTAVLRTLLAERKRYGQAIMVTVLVLLVFIVCLLPSNILLLLTYTDSWADGDGEDVYVPYMISLAVSTFNSCIDPFIYYFVSTEFRQRAKTALCCRDNCKVKPTKCKNSMSSSSGPKTQVTLLSISSRREMSQTVLTHQQDKVTVT from the exons atgaagctGTTTGTTGGTGCTCTGGTCTTCGTCTCCATGCTGTCTGTCTGCAGCGTCTCTCCGTCTTCCCGTCCTCCAGATGAATGTTCTGACATGTCCACCC GTCTACGGACCTTCAGGCTGACGATGATCTGTAACACCACCACTCTAAAGGAGAAGCAACTGAAGGAGATCCAAGCTCCGACTACCAACCTCTACCTGCCGGTCCTGTACCTGGTGGCTTTCATCGTGGGTCTTCCCTCCAACCTGCTGGCTCTCTGGATTCTGGTGTTCCGGACCAAACCTGTGCCGTCCATCACTCTGCTCATCAACCTGACGGTGGTAGACTGCctcctgctgctgatgctgccgTTTCGCATTATCTATCATTTCCGAGGGAACCACTGGGAGCTGGGTGAGCCTTTCTGCCGCGTTGTCATGGCAATGTTTTATGGCAACATGTATGGTTCTGTTTGGTGTCTGGCTTTTGTGGCTTTGGACCGCTACGTCGCTTTAGTTCACCCTTTCAGGGCCAGGACTCTGCGCAGCATGCGGGTTTCTCTGTATATGGCAGTGGTGGTGTGGGTGGTGGTGCTGTTTGCCATGGTTCCGGTGCTGATTTCGCAGCAGACCTACTTCCTTCACAAGCTGAACATTACAACCTGCCATGATGCACTTCCTGAGGACGAACATGAGACCTACTTCCTGCCGTACTTCACCACCCTGTTTGCCTCCTGCTTCCTGCTTCCCCTCACCATCGTGGTGTTCTGCCATACCGCTGTATTGCGTACCCTGCTGGCTGAGAGGAAGCGTTACGGCCAGGCCATCATGGTGACGGTGCTGGTGCTGCTCGTCTTCATTGTGTGTCTACTGCCCAgcaacatcctcctcctcctcacctacACGGACAGCTGGGCAGATGGAGACGGTGAGGACGTCTACGTCCCCTACATGATTAGCTTAGCGGTTAGCACCTTCAACAGCTGCATCGACCCCTTTATCTACTATTTTGTGTCCACAGAGTTCAGGCAGAGGGCCAAGACTGCTTTGTGTTGCCGTGACAATTGCAAAGTCAAACCGACTAAATGCAAAAACAGCATGTCCTCATCATCAGGCCCCAAGACACAGGTCACCCTGCTGTCCATCTCCAGTCGGCGGGAAATGTCTCAGACTGTTCTTACCCACCAACAGGACAAAGTGACGGTCACATGA
- the si:ch211-132p1.2 gene encoding proteinase-activated receptor 4 isoform X2, whose amino-acid sequence MKLFVGALVFVSMLSVCSVSPSSRPPDECSDMSTRLRTFRLTMICNTTTLKEKQLKEIQAPTTNLYLPVLYLVAFIVGLPSNLLALWILVFRTKPVPSITLLINLTVVDCLLLLMLPFRIIYHFRGNHWELGEPFCRVVMAMFYGNMYGSVWCLAFVALDRYVALVHPFRARTLRSMRVSLYMAVVVWVVVLFAMVPVLISQQTYFLHKLNITTCHDALPEDEHETYFLPYFTTLFASCFLLPLTIVVFCHTAVLRTLLAERKRYGQAIMVTVLVLLVFIVCLLPSNILLLLTYTDSWADGDEFRQRAKTALCCRDNCKVKPTKCKNSMSSSSGPKTQVTLLSISSRREMSQTVLTHQQDKVTVT is encoded by the exons atgaagctGTTTGTTGGTGCTCTGGTCTTCGTCTCCATGCTGTCTGTCTGCAGCGTCTCTCCGTCTTCCCGTCCTCCAGATGAATGTTCTGACATGTCCACCC GTCTACGGACCTTCAGGCTGACGATGATCTGTAACACCACCACTCTAAAGGAGAAGCAACTGAAGGAGATCCAAGCTCCGACTACCAACCTCTACCTGCCGGTCCTGTACCTGGTGGCTTTCATCGTGGGTCTTCCCTCCAACCTGCTGGCTCTCTGGATTCTGGTGTTCCGGACCAAACCTGTGCCGTCCATCACTCTGCTCATCAACCTGACGGTGGTAGACTGCctcctgctgctgatgctgccgTTTCGCATTATCTATCATTTCCGAGGGAACCACTGGGAGCTGGGTGAGCCTTTCTGCCGCGTTGTCATGGCAATGTTTTATGGCAACATGTATGGTTCTGTTTGGTGTCTGGCTTTTGTGGCTTTGGACCGCTACGTCGCTTTAGTTCACCCTTTCAGGGCCAGGACTCTGCGCAGCATGCGGGTTTCTCTGTATATGGCAGTGGTGGTGTGGGTGGTGGTGCTGTTTGCCATGGTTCCGGTGCTGATTTCGCAGCAGACCTACTTCCTTCACAAGCTGAACATTACAACCTGCCATGATGCACTTCCTGAGGACGAACATGAGACCTACTTCCTGCCGTACTTCACCACCCTGTTTGCCTCCTGCTTCCTGCTTCCCCTCACCATCGTGGTGTTCTGCCATACCGCTGTATTGCGTACCCTGCTGGCTGAGAGGAAGCGTTACGGCCAGGCCATCATGGTGACGGTGCTGGTGCTGCTCGTCTTCATTGTGTGTCTACTGCCCAgcaacatcctcctcctcctcacctacACGGACAGCTGGGCAGATGGAGACG AGTTCAGGCAGAGGGCCAAGACTGCTTTGTGTTGCCGTGACAATTGCAAAGTCAAACCGACTAAATGCAAAAACAGCATGTCCTCATCATCAGGCCCCAAGACACAGGTCACCCTGCTGTCCATCTCCAGTCGGCGGGAAATGTCTCAGACTGTTCTTACCCACCAACAGGACAAAGTGACGGTCACATGA